Proteins found in one Mustela lutreola isolate mMusLut2 chromosome 10, mMusLut2.pri, whole genome shotgun sequence genomic segment:
- the FMO5 gene encoding flavin-containing monooxygenase 5 isoform X1, whose translation MTKKRIAVIGGGVSGLSSIKCCVEEGLEPVCFERTDDIGGLWRFQENPEEGRASIYKSVIINTSKEMMCFSDYPIPDHYPNFMHNSQVLKYFRMYAKEFDLLKYIRFKTTVCSVKKRPDFSTSGQWEVVTESEGKKEVNVFDGVMVCTGHHTNAHLPLESFPGIDKFKGQYFHSRDYKNPDIFTGKRVIIIGIGNSGGDLAVEICHTAKQVFLSTRRGAWILNRVGDFGYPFDVLFSSRYKYFLSKICGRSLVNSVLEKKLNQRFDHEMFGLKPKHRPLSQHPTVNDDLPNRIISGLVKVKGNVTEFTETAAIFEDGSREDNIDAVIFATGYTFAFPFLEDSVQVVKNKISLYKKVFPPNLEKPTLAIIGLIQPLGAIMPISEMQGRWVTQVFKGLKTLPSQSEMNAEIARAQEEISKRYVESQRHTIQGDYVDTMEELADLVGVRPNLLSLAFTDPKLAIQLFWGPCTPIHYRLQGPGKWDGARKAILTTEDRIRKPVMTRVIESRNSMTSTITMARFMLAIVFFAIIMTYF comes from the exons GAAAATCCCGAAGAAGGAAGGGCCAGTATTTACAAATCAGTGATCATCAACACATCTAAGGAGATGATGTGCTTCAGTGACTATCCCATCCCAGATCATTATCCTAACTTCATGCACAACTCCCAAGTCCTCAAGTATTTCAGGATGTATGCCAAAGAATTTGATCTTCTGAAGTATATTCGATTTAAG ACCACTGTGTGCAGTGTGAAGAAGCGGCCTGATTTCTCCACTTCAGGCCAATGGGAAGTAGTCACAGAATCTGAAGGGAAAAAGGAGGTAAACGTCTTTGATGGAGTCATGGTTTGCACTGGCCATCACACCAATGCTCATTTACCCTTGGAAAGCTTTCCTG GAATTGATAAATTCAAAGGACAGTACTTCCACAGCCGAGACTATAAGAATCCAGATATTTTCACCGGAAAGAGAGTCATTATAATTGGCATTGGGAATTCGGGAGGGGACCTGGCTGTGGAAATTTGCCACACAGCCAAGCAG GTTTTCCTCAGTACCAGGAGAGGGGCTTGGATTCTGAATCGTGTAGGAGACTTTGGATATCCTTTTGATGTGTTATTCTCTTCTCGATATAAATACTTTCTTTCGAAGATTTGTGGTCGATCATTGGTAAACAGTGTTTTGGAGAAAAAGTTGAACCAAAGGTTTGACCACGAAATGTTTGGCCTAAAGCCGAAACACAG ACCTCTGAGTCAACATCCAACAGTGAATGATGATCTGCCAAATCGTATAATCTCTGGCTTGGTAAAGGTGAAAGGAAATGTGACGGAATTCACAGAAACAGCTGCCATATTTGAAGATGGCTCCAGGGAGGACAACATTGATGCTGTTATCTTTGCCACAGGCTATACTTTTGCCTTCCCTTTTCTTGAAGATTCTGTCCAAGTAGTCAAAAACAAGATATCCCTATATAAAAAGGTCTTCCCTCCTAACCTGGAAAAGCCTACTCTTGCAATCATAGGCTTGATCCAGCCCTTGGGTGCCATTATGCCCATTTCAGAGATGCAAGGACGCTGGGTCACTCAAGTATTTAAAG GGCTAAAGACATTGCCCTCACAAAGTGAAATGAATGCAGAAATAGCTAGGGCTCAAGAGGAAATTTCAAAAAG GTATGTGGAGAGCCAACGTCATACTATTCAGGGAGACTATGTAGATACCATGGAAGAGCTTGCTGATCTGGTGGGCGTCCGGCCCAATCTGCTATCTCTGGCCTTCACGGACCCCAAATTGGCAATACAGCTATTTTGGGGACCCTGCACTCCAATCCACTATCGTCTTCAAGGCCCTGGAAAATGGGATGGAGCTCGAAAAGCTATTCTCACCACAGAAGATCGTATCAGGAAGCCAGTGATGACTAGAGTAATTGAAAGCAGAAATTCCATGACTTCCACAATAACGATGGCCAGGTTTATGCTGGctattgttttctttgctataaTTATGACCTACTTTTAG